A window from Triticum aestivum cultivar Chinese Spring chromosome 6D, IWGSC CS RefSeq v2.1, whole genome shotgun sequence encodes these proteins:
- the LOC123146222 gene encoding ethylene receptor 3, whose translation MLDWMAPPRFRCGAGARRRLAPPLLLLALAPFAAVAAAGGDVEYPHCSCDGGGGGGFWSTDNIFRWQKVSDLLIAAAYFSIPLEILYFVAGLRHLLPFRWVLVQFGAFIVLCGLTHLLAAFTYEPHPFVLVLLLTVAKFLTALVSFLTAITLLTLIPQLLRVKVRESLLWIKARELDREVDLMKQQEEASWHVRMLTQEIRKSLDRHTVLDTTLIELSRVLGLTNCAVWMPSAAASDGKVTMHLTHELRRGGSDEGLVVIGVDDADVVEVRRSDGVKLLGPGSALAAASGGGKEDTGTVAAIRMPMLKVSDFKGGTPEVIQTSYAVLVLVPPADKTWGAHETEIVEVVADQVAVALSHASLLEESQAMRDRLAEQNRELLQARRDTLMANEARDAFQRVMSQGMRRPIHSILGLVSVVQEDDLTPEQKLVVDTMGRTATVVSTLINDVMEMSATNRERFPLETRPFQLHSMIRDAACVSRCLCDFRGFGFAVHVENTLPNLVIGDERRIFHVILHMVGNLISRIDSGHVTFRVRADDEVAEDTLGQRWDPWRPSYSSGYSSVKFVIGVKSQQSSGSTIPRPGQFKRKPSGEGFDLRLSFSMCRKLVQMMRGNIWAVLDGQGLPESMTLVLRFQLQPPAPLMSSSTSGGSFERQYASPSCQLTGLKILLIDDDDINMVVARKLLEKLGCVVSSLPSGSGFLNSIGPSSGAYQVVLVNLEMTRVSALDVAARVQQYRSGRWPFVMAMTSEQNSWEKCAQSGINGILRKPVVMLEAKEELTRILQSA comes from the exons ATG CTGGACTGGATGGCGCCTCCGAGATTCAGATGCGGAGCCGGCGCGCGCCGGCGGCTGGCCCCGCCGCTGCTCCTCCTGGCCCTCGCGCCCTTCGCCGCCGTGGCGGCCGCGGGCGGCGACGTGGAGTACCCGCATTGCAGctgcgacggcgggggcggcggcgggttctGGAGCACGGACAACATCTTCCGGTGGCAGAAGGTGAGCGACCTGCTGATCGCGGCGGCCTACTTCAGCATCCCGCTCGAGATCCTCTACTTCGTGGCGGGGCTCCGCCACCTGCTCCCGTTCCGGTGGGTGCTGGTCCAGTTCGGCGCCTTCATCGTGCTCTGCGGCCTCACCCACCTGCTCGCCGCCTTCACCTACGAGCCCCACCCCTtcgtgctcgtgctgctgctcACCGTCGCCAAGTTCCTCACCGCGCTCGTCTCCTTCCTCACCGCCATCACGCTGCTCACGCTCATCCCGCAGCTGCTCCGCGTCAAGGTCCGTGAGAGCCTGCTCTGGATCAAGGCCAGGGAGCTCGACCGTGAGGTCGACCTCATGAAGCAGCAGGAGGAGGCGAGCTGGCATGTCCGGATGCTCACGCAGGAGATCCGCAAGTCGCTCGACCGCCACACCGTGCTCGACACCACGCTCATCGAGCTCTCCCGGGTGCTCGGCCTCACCAACTGCGCCGTCTGGATGCCCTCCGCGGCTGCCAGCGACGGCAAGGTTACGATGCACCTCACCCACGAGCTCCGGCGCGGGGGCAGCGATGAGGGGCTCGTCGTTATTGGGGTGGACGATGCGGATGTTGTGGAGGTCAGGCGGAGCGACGGCGTCAAGCTGCTCGGCCCGGGCTCGGCGCTCGCGGCGGCCAGCGGCGGGGGCAAGGAGGACACGGGGACCGTGGCGGCCATACGGATGCCGATGCTCAAGGTGTCGGACTTCAAGGGCGGCACGCCGGAGGTGATCCAGACGAGCTACGCCGTGCTGGTGCTGGTGCCTCCCGCGGACAAGACCTGGGGCGCCCACGAGACGGAGATCGTCGAGGTGGTCGCCGACCAGGTGGCCGTCGCGCTCTCGCACGCGTCGCTGCTCGAGGAGTCGCAGGCCATGCGTGACCGTCTCGCCGAGCAGAACCGCGAGCTGCTGCAGGCGCGGCGGGACACGCTCATGGCGAACGAGGCCCGGGACGCATTCCAGCGCGTCATGAGCCAGGGGATGCGCCGGCCGATCCACTCCATCCTCGGCCTCGTGTCCGTGGTGCAGGAGGATGACCTGACGCCTGAGCAGAAGCTCGTTGTTGACACCATGGGCCGGACGGCCACTGTCGTCTCCACGCTCATCAACGACGTCATGGAGATGTCGGCCACCAACCGGGAGCGCTTCCCGCTCGAAACGCGGCCGTTCCAGCTGCACTCTATGATCAGGGACGCCGCCTGCGTCTCGCGGTGCCTCTGCGACTTCAGGGGGTTCGGCTTCGCCGTGCACGTCGAGAACACGCTGCCGAACCTCGTCAtcggcgacgagaggaggatcttCCATGTCATCCTGCACATGGTTGGCAACCTCATCAGCCGGATCGACTCGGGGCACGTCACGTTCCGGGTGCGCGCCGACGACGAGGTGGCGGAGGACACGCTTGGACAGAGGTGGGATCCATGGAGGCCAAGTTACTCCAGTGGGTACTCGTCGGTGAAGTTTGTCATCGGGGTGAAGAGCCAGCAGAGCTCCGGCTCGACGATCCCGCGCCCGGGGCAGTTCAAACGGAAGCCGAGCGGCGAGGGCTTCGATCTCAGGCTGAGTTTCAGCATGTGCAGGAAGCTTGTGCAG ATGATGAGAGGCAACATATGGGCGGTGCTCGACGGGCAAGGGCTGCCGGAGAGCATGACCCTGGTGCTGAGGTTCCAGCTGCAGCCACCGGCGCCGCTCATGTCGTCCAGCACCAGCGGAGGATCGTTCGAGCGGCAATACGCGTCGCCGTCGTGCCAGCTGACTGGACTGAAGATCCTGCTCATCGACGACGATGACATCAACATGGTCGTCGCGCGGAAGCTCCTGGAGAAGCTCGGCTGCGTGGTTTCCTCGCTGCCCTCGGGGTCGGGGTTCCTGAACTCCATCGGCCCCTCGTCGGGCGCGTACCAGGTGGTCCTGGTGAACCTCGAGATGACGCGGGTGAGCGCCCTGGACGTCGCGGCGAGGGTCCAGCAGTACAGGAGCGGCCGCTGGCCGTTCGTGATGGCCATGACATCGGAGCAGAACTCGTGGGAGAAGTGCGCTCAGTCGGGGATCAACGGCATCCTCAGGAAGCCGGTGGTCATGCTCGAGGCGAAGGAGGAGCTCACCCGGATTCTTCAGAGCGCATGA